From one Phycodurus eques isolate BA_2022a chromosome 19, UOR_Pequ_1.1, whole genome shotgun sequence genomic stretch:
- the baiap2l1a gene encoding brain-specific angiogenesis inhibitor 1-associated protein 2-like protein 1a isoform X4 encodes MLPCLQFQGNLFKQFHRDVLIELEKKTEMDMKYMNATFKRYQSEHKQKQDSLDRSQTDLKKLRRKSQGKNVSKYEIKENEYVETISSRQMDMQKFIADGCREALLEEKRRFCFLVDKHCIFSYHISNFHDKAKDMLNEKLPSWQVMCCDVTKVPDTVRHMIDGLSINPEQSVLAEHHNRNSVESVVLPPAPQLKAHTSPLANMFNPEPRSPITSSLENHSDQGSFNGDSSSQVTSQFSGLNMTKKPRVRTVFPHSAGNSSTLLSFDEGNMITLLIKEEKDGWLYGELEKTRQRGWFPSSYCRSYSEAHISNSSKLGSPVRSPSVTSLAELDEEEPVLLPPPDYSDDFPTSTVIQSMSSPQNMVSLVNGTAKVPFLGGGNPFATVKLRPTVTNDRSAPVI; translated from the exons TTCAAGCAATTCCACCGAGACGTTCTTATTGAGTTGGAGAAGAAGACAGAAATGGATATGAAGTACATGAAC GCCACGTTCAAACGCTACCAATCAGAACACAAGCAGAAGCAGGACTCCCTGGACCGCTCGCAGACTGACCTGAAAAAGCTGAGGAGGAAGAGTCAGGGCAAGAACGTGTCCAAGTATGAGATCAAGGAGAATGAG TACGTGGAGACCATCTCGTCCCGTCAGATGGACATGCAGAAGTTCATCGCTGACGGCTGTAGAGAAGCTCTGCTGGAAGAAAAACGCCGCTTCTGTTTCCTGGTCGACAAACACTGCATATTCTCTTATCACATTAGTAACTTCCACGATAAA GCAAAAGACATGCTGAACGAGAAGCTCCCCAGTTGGCAGGTGATGTGCTGTGACGTCACTAAGGTGCCTGACACGGTCAGGCACATGATAGACGGACTTTCCATCAATCCAGAGCAATCGGTGCTTGCTGAACACCACAACAGG AACAGCGTCGAGTCAGTGGTGCTACCCCCTGCACCCCAACTAAAGGCGCACACTAGTCCACTTGCAAACATGTTCAACCCTGAGCCCAGATCTCCAATCACTTCATCTTTAGAGAATCACTCAG ACCAGGGCAGCTTCAACGGAGACAGTTCGTCCCAGGTGACGTCCCAGTTCTCGGGTCTCAACATGACGAAAAAGCCTCGGGTCAGGACCGTCTTTCCCCACTCGGCGGGCAACAGCAGCACCCTCCTCAGTTTTGACGAGGGCAACATGATCACCTTGCTCATTAAGGAAGAGAAGGACGGGTGGCTTTACGGCGAGCTGGAGAAGACTCGGCA ACGTGGTTGGTTCCCCTCATCCTACTGCAGATCTTACTCTGAGGCTCACATATCAAATAG CAGCAAATTGGGGTCACCGGTGCGAAGTCCGAGTGTTACCAGTCTGGCCGAGCTGGATGAGGAGGAGCCCGTGTTGCTGCCGCCGCCAGACTACTCGGATGACTTCCCCACCAGCACGGTGATCCAGTCAATGTCATCGCCACAGAATATG GTTTCTTTAGTAAATGGGACAGCAAAGGTTCCTTTTCTAGG AGGAGGGAATCCTTTCGCGACAGTAAAGCTGAGACCCACTGTCACCAATGATCGATCAGCACCAGTCATCTAA